The segment TATGCTTTAATTTTTAGATATTACATAAGTAGGTAATATCACATTGATGTTaaatatttcctacaaattCGTGCGCCTGTGCGGACTAATGGGAGAAATTGTTGAACGAGGGAGGACGTTCGtcgatattatttattaaaaatattcatgtctcgtTAAATGAAAACATccattcaaacaaaagttattaAATGCCGAACGTTTGCGGAAAATACGACCGGCGAATATGGGGATCGTTGCAACGTATTTTCACGTCTCGattggtttttcaaatatttcaccTTCATCCTATAAAATTCATACGAATATAACGCTACGCTTTACTTTCTGACTCGCCCAGATGAAGGCTAAACCGGATGATACCGAATCTAGAATTCATCGCGACTGAATCATTGGATGTAGTCTAAATGTACCTTTAAATTAACCGCGCGTTTCGAGTCTCGTCAGACTCAATTCTCGTTGAAAGTAAACTGAAAAAGTGGCCGGGACTCAGAGGGGTCAGTAACTCGGAGACCTTGAGCAACCGATTCCTGCCTCTCCAACGACAATGGAAACTTGTTTCGTGAGTTGCACGTTACTCGAGCTGCGGGTGTAGTGTCCCAAATTTCAGGCGATCGCGCCCCAAACCTACAGGTCAAGTTCAAATGCACGAACCAGGTTGGCTACCTTCAACCAATATAGCATCGACTCCCGACGGCAAGACACGCCTGAGAAGTGCATCGATGCACCTGCTCGTTAAGATGGACAAGTATAGGACGGCGAAATCCCGGCAGATCTCGACGTTGTCCGTACAAGAAAAGCAAAATTTTCGACGCCAGAGGGGAACCAACCGAACCGGAATGCAGCTCACCTGACGCGTGCCTCCTCATTGGGTGACcttgttaagggggtattctactgaaaaaatcgattttttttgattttctaatagtttagggtttcgaatatatgtccataaaatattatggttaaattcgtagaactcccagagttataggggcttaagttagctatgactgccagcagagaagagagagctgccgaacatgattttttttaagctgaggaaggtttcctctacggtcctggtatagcagattagggataagttacagaaattagtcgttatctaccgtaaATTCAGTCGCataggtcgtaactgcatgaaaaactttgaacgcatttttctcgaaacaattttttaaatcgggcgcacatttttctcaaaaactactggaccgattgaactaaaattttacacacattcaaagtgaatctgTACCTATAGctcgaactagaattatatcaatagttttaatacaacctcccccacaccttgttttagctcaagaaaagtcgaaaaaatcaaatataaatttttaaacagctgcgatttcggtaacaatatcCGGACTTGGtcacatctagttcgggcgataactacactcatatagtttaaaaaaatctttggtactttcgtttcagatgactaggactaCAAtgatttaaattattcttaaaacttcacgtaataagaaaacgcaaagaaaaaaaaatcgtgttttcaaaactttcagggtggcgtaaccccttaagtgtacCCTCTAGTTTGTTTGATGAAACGCGCCTGGCAATTTGAGCCTCGCGTTCTCTCGCAGTGGATCCTTCTAACTGAAACCATTCCAATTAGAAAGACATATCCAAGGCCAAGTATGGAAAGTTCTTGTTAAAGAGGAGAATAATTACGAAGATTCTAATCTATGACGTCTTTGCATCCAGCTGTACAATGGATTAAGAAAACTGAAAGTGCAAATCTTGCCTCGCTAGCTATTATCTATCGAATCATTAATCTCTATTACAATCACCTTATAACACAAAGATACTGATCGCCGAAGACAATGAAACTGTAGTTCTCTGCACCAACAGCGAGCTCCCATCGATAGACAAAGGATGACACCGAGAGCTGTCTACCCAATTTATAAACGTCCCTTTTACTCCGTATCTGCTCCGTCTCAACTACGATAACCCCGACTCCGTGTCTGGGCGACTAAGAAATTTCGCGACACACAGGCTGCCGGGCGTAGAAATCTGCGTGATCCGCGTCTCCTTCCGCCCTCGGTCCCTTCCTGCCGCTGTTTCGCCACTAATCGAGGTAGACCGCGCCGTGTAACGTTATACAGGCCGGGATCGAGGGTAAAGGGTAGCATGCGAGGGTGGTTAGAGGCAGCGGGATAGCGTACGGTGCACGCGGGCCGCCAGCCTCGGTCCCTAAAGTATATCTGCATTTGCATTCGGTAATTAAACCCCGTCCGTTCTCCGAACGACCGTTCTTATAGGCGTTCGTTCGTCGAAGAAGAGCAATTGGTCCCGAGAATCCTAAATAGCCGCATCCCGTAACAGGGCGCGCGACCGAGTTATAATGAAACAGAAACAAGGAAGTCACGAAACGGCCACTGGCCGGCGGGTGATTAATCGCTCCGATCGAGCCAACGTTCCGCGAGCTTcattaaagccgcgtattcacctgcgcattcgccccgaatgtgcattcggcgcgcaccgattttttgctcgtgcggcgcgcggtcggtgctcagcgtgcattcggcgcgcggtaGGTGCTCGGCGTGCAttcggcgtgcattcggcgcgcattcggcgtgcattcggcgcgcgcccggcgcgcattcggcgtgcGTTCGGCGCGCGACCGGCGCGCGTcccgcgcgcattcggcgcacgTTCGGCCCACGTTCGGGAATCGTGCAGTGTTCTTTCACAACAGTCTCTATAAGCATCGATCCGAAGAACGAGGAGAAAAGTCATGGACGAAAATATTGCAGTTGCTAGTGCTAGTTTCATTGTATTGTATACATtgctaaaaaaagaaaaggataaaaagaagaaacgttgGTGGACGAAGAAACTTTATACCAGCAGATGCAACGAAAAATTTCTACGTGATTTAAATGCTGAAGTGGGAAGCAACCAATTTCGAAACTTTACGAGGATGTCATcggaagatttttttattatattaaattatattcgagATAAGATTGCAAGACAAGATACTGCCTACAGAAAAGCCATTACGCCGGAAGAAAGATTGGCCATTACATTAAGATTTCTTGCAACCGGAGATTCGTATAGTAGTATGCAATATCTATTTAGAATCTCAAAACAGGTTATTTCAAAAATCGTACCAGAGGTGTGTGAAGCAATAATTGAGAGTTTGATTCATTATGTGAAGGTAAGtcatttatttatcaatatacatattaaagtatttatttaaaaaaatattattttgtacatatgcgaaagaatataattaggtatgtgttttaatataaattttaattatcggtGTCAGAGAAGTGGGAGAAATATGAGTTTAGTGTACAATCAGAACTATTGGAAAATGGAGATGGATGTGATGATTCGGAAGGTGGAATAGACTGTGGATAGGTGTCGTAGGTGTTGGAATTGTCACTGATTGAATGTGATGAATTATGTGAATCGTGTCTATTAGAAACAGGAGTAAGTTCGGTGTAGATGGTAGTAGTAGGCGGTGTAGGTGGGGAAACAGGATTTGTAGactgtggaatgaatgtggacgaagaagcaggtggaatgaatgtggacgaagaagcaggtggaatgaatgtggatgaagaagcttgtggatagaatgtggatgaagaagcttgtggaatgaatgtggacgaagaagcaggtggaatgaatgtggatgaagaagtTTGTGAAtagaatgtggatgaagaagcttgtggaatgaatgtggacgaaggAGCATGTGAAGTATTATTGAGCTGTTGCGAAGGATTGGGTGAAGGCGGAATTAAGGAGGACATTTCTATTTCATAGAGTATATTGCTGATTTTATGTTGGGCTACCACTCGCTGCTGgttgttaaatttttgtaatttggccGCAACATATCTCCCGAATGCTGGGCACTCGTCACTCTCCGAATTACGGGCATCAAtggcagtttttaaatatttaaaagcttCATCGATTCGGGGGTCTTCTTTCCGCTTGCACGACTTTTTCGgtgatttaatttgttttgccCGTTGTGATGTTTCTTCGGGCGCGACGTCGTCCACAGGGTTAATAAGGATGTCAGCATCGACTGCTTCATCCACATCGGCAGTCTAAAtacaatgaaacaaaaaaattaaattaatattgaaattttcagaTGCCATCGACTGCAGAAGAATGGAAGAAAATATCAGATGAATTTGAGGAAATGTGGAATTTTCCGCATTGCGTTGGCGCTATTGACGGAAAACACGTACTAATACAAGCGCCAATAAAAAGTGGAAGTGACTTTTACAATTATAAGTCTCAATTTAGCATCGTATTATTAGCGTTAGTGGATGCTAACTACAATTTCTTATTCGTTGACGTGGGCTGCCAAGGCAGAATATCGGATGGAggagtatttaaaaattgtcatttaTACAAACAGATCGAGGAGCAAAAGCTCAATCTTCCAGCGTCATCTGCTATAGATGGACTAACTGCCGAGatgcctttcttttttttaggagATTCTGCATTTGCTTTAGGTCCTAATATGATGAAGCCATACCCTGGGATTAGTCCAAAAGGATCTATTAAACGGATATTCAATTATCGACTTAGCAGAGCCCGTAGAGTAGTCGAAAATGCCTTTGGGGTTCTATCGAGCGTATTTCGGGTATTGCGAAAACCGTTGCTGTTGCAACCCGAAAAGGCTCAAGTTGTTGTCATGGCTACGATTTGCCTTCATAACTTTCTACGAAACAGTAGAACTTCAAGGAATTATTACACTCCCTCAACTTGTTTTGATGTGGAAGAAAATGGAGAAATCCGGCCTGGAGACTGGAGACAAGAAAACGAACAAGTTTCCCTTTTGCCTTTCAGGTCGGTTGCACGTAGAAGTAAAGTAACCGCCGAGAAAATGCGCGACGatttggcaaaatatttttctacgtcaGGAGCTGTTCATTGGCAAGATAAATATGCTTAATGTAATACAAAATGCAATGCTTAATGTGCCAACTTAATATGTAAGAAAGTAATAGCatgttgcaataaaaaatttaacatcctaatttgagtaattcatttttaagtaaaattctcTTCCAGTACATTCTTATGGGCACACTTCGATATTTGGTTGCATGTGATATATCAGAAAGTAATTAGAGAAACAACTTACGCTTATAGTGTTTCTGGGTTCCGTATTGTCGTCCAAAAACTGCATCGCCTTGAACGCGAACCATTTTGAATGGTAAATTTCGTCGCTTCCTGAAATAATATACATTGGAATAGTATCTTGTTCTTTTCTCTTTCGTGTAGGGGaagagtaggggaattacgaacacttaagggaaaagttaaattgaaacaaaaggcCTGACAGATGGAAAGTCTTTAATCTTTAACCTCTTTCACGGTTATCTCAAtatctttcaacgaatatgtacgtatactCTTCCTAACATAATTCCGGGATACTGGACACGTGAAAAACTTAGTAAATGTTAAGATAAAAGGATAAATGCCATCGTCTGTAATAGTCCCATATacgctgttcgtaattacccaAAATGAACAGAAGCTAagaagtttcaaataaaacaaatacgagcacgtatatgtacaaagtaatcccttgattttatttagaattaagtaacggaactacgaaaaaattatgctttgttgggtagtataggttcaatgcactatagactcaaaatactcgagcgtaaaattgtaagaaaagctACCAAAACATTTCACGACCATTATCTTTGCAGTTGCGCGCAGCCTTGCGTCGTAACACTTTCCGTAATACcaaacatagctaattacatcacgtaacaatatcgcgagaggacaggacaagcgatttcagcgaatatcgcggtgttTAGGTTTATCCCGCGTTCGAaattcccccactctcccttagaagtgtttaatattatttacctCGTCCAGTTGTGGTGCTCTTCTTAATTTTCCCCTTTTCCCGTCTGTACGAGCTTTTTAGGCTCTCCACTTTCCTCTTGCACTCTTCCGCCTCCGTTCCGATCTCCTGGGCAATTGTACACCACGCGTCGTCCTTTTTTATAGTATCGAAATAACGCGGGTGTCTGGGATTCCATAAGGATTCGTGTTTTTCGAATACCTCAAGGAGCTTGAGACAAATTTGTGGCGTCCACTCCATCATGGTgtcgttcggacccgaatgcacgctttggtggaccgccagcaagcggatcgcgGCGCGAATGGCCCGGCGAACGCTCGGTTCGCATCGCCTCGATATCGGTCCATACATTGTATCCGCGCTCGTCATTTGCCGATCGGTTTGCCTCGAAACGACGAATGCGGATACAATGTATGGACCGATATCGAGGCGACTGCTGGTATATATTCGTTGTACCTGTTGGTATATATTTTCCTCGTCCACCAACGtttctttttatcctttttttttaagcatgtatacaatacaatgaaactagcactagctattggaatattttcatccAAGATTTTTCTTCTCGTTCTTCGGATCGATACTTATGGGGACTATTGTGAATGAACACTACACGatccccgaatgcgcgccgaatgcgcgccgaatgcgcgtcgaacgcgcgccgaacgcgcgccgaatgcacgttgaccactgaacgcgcgccgaatgcgcgtcgcacgcgcgccgaatgcgcgccgaatgcgcgtcgaacgcgcgccgaacgcgcgccgaatgcacgctgagcgccgaccgcgcgccgcacgagcaaaaaatcggtgcgcgccgaatgcacattcggggcgaatgcgcaggtgaatacgcggcttaagtaATTCAATTCTCGACTCCCTTTTGGAAGTCGATGCTTCATTTTGGCATGGGGTAGGTCTAGGTTAGAGTTTATTTTTTCTTGCGTGTACGATAAATGTTTGGCGCCCttcgaaatttgatttttcttttcaatAAATCGCGAATAAAGCGAGTATCCTCAGAATCGTACCCTACTCTCGATTATAAATCATATTTGTAGCATCATAACATggcattcatttttaatttaaaaattagtctcatattttttttaggacTTTTAAGCACTTTTGCTTTTGCACCCCCTGTGTGCATCGCGCACTTTGCACAGGTAACTAGCCGGACCTGGACACACGCCaggaaattttacgaaactattaatataaaatacaaaattgatAACACAATGTGTGAACTGtctttaatattgtattattttacTAGTGTCTTGAACAAAGAAAAGGATGGTActtttaaattcaattaaactTCGATGACTAGTAAGCCTGGCTACTAAGCATTTCCCGCATTTATCTGCGAAAAACACGCAGAGTTTATGGAACACGTCGCTCGGCAACTTCTTCTGCTGACACGAACTTGAAGAACTCCGCGGATCCGCGTAACTTTCGGCGAGGCGCTAAACACGATAAAACTGTCAGGCGCAGCCGATCGCTGGACAAATTGCAGCCGCACTTCAGCAAATTCGCGGTATGCGCCGCGGAAATAATGAACGGCTTACGCAAATGGCGAAAGTAAGAGGAAAAACCTCGCCTTGAAAGCGCGCAACTGGCGGGACCTTCGGCGCCAAATTGTTTCCTTGTACCTTCAAATGTTACTTATCGCGTCACCGTAGACATTACGCATGCCGAAGTGGTTCCAGGAAACATGCACTTCGGTCACGACGTGCACGAACATATCCTTCTGAACTTTCCTTATTGAATCACGTTTTTTTCCATTTGTATCGTGGATCTGTTTATAGTCAGTAAGTAGTAATCATATTTCCTGCATTTGGAGACTGGTGCAGATACATTCCGCATATAAATATAGTTGCAAGTAATTTCTCGCGGAAATACAGAATCGGTTGGGTCGATCACGTCGGTTCACGGGGCGCAGTCGTTCCTAATGCAAAACCAATGTTACATTCACATAGCTATCGACATCATAATTAGAAAGTATTGCATTGTTACGACCTAAATTTGTACTTTGATTCAAATGAGTCATGGAAGGGAAACTTGACTGTTACTAAACAGATCACCAAAAAAGGTTTGTATTACTACTTAAGGAGACATGCCTACCTGTAAGGTCTGACAACATATGTATTTTAACTCAAATCGCTAAAAAAATAGGCTACCTTTAGGACTTTTTTGAATAAAGTATATAACTCGCAGTTAAAAAACTTCGTAGcccttatttattcgttattttaatttttttcattttcctgtaGCGGTTCAATTTTTACGTGGCGCTCAGTGCACTACTACAATAAAAAGAGAGATGTAGGATTGTCTAAAATCGAGAAAGGTATCagaattaaccctcggttgccacacctactttttcgaacgtctttgtcacactgggtcgaccctgccaattttcaatcagttgttatttaaaaactacttgttaaattaagtctaaaaaattctgagacaaaGTTGgaatattgtagaatatatgcccatcgttgaaagttgacatttaaaatgTCATCATGcttgaaaaaattgaagcaataggagttccgacaaaaagttttttgcttaaaaagttgcagggtcaatttgacccagtgtgacaaccgagggttaagaagGCAAAGAAAGCATACGACGATGTTTGATTACACGTTTGAACACAAATATGCTAAATAAGAAGTAAATTTACGCCTGAAAATGTTAATAACGAAAAGCTGTGACCTCTAAAATTTATGATCGAAGACTGATACGGTAGTGTTTCTAATATAATTTCACGTTCTGAATAAAGTTACGCTATGGATGGACCTCAATccgtaataatattattaaatttaataagttttatTCCACGATGAATGCAAAATGTTTTAGTGGAAAACGtatctattttttcaaacactcgCCATTAtcctaattttcatttttaaatgcgAATTGAAGGCCACCCATAgcgcatttttattaaaaacacaaaaCAATTTGGTGTTTTGGGTTCAGGCCACTACACCGGACCATAGATTACACGCAGTTGAACAACTCCCGCATCAGGGCCGCCCCGAAACCATTCCGAATTACCGCgttatttttgtatcaaaaaaatgtttattcacttcttgaaatatacaataatataacctggaagttttaaaaaaattgcatgtatagtttccttacagaaaattcctaaaaagaaacttgatttctGCAAATTACACCACGGGTCCCCCTTTATGAGACTTGTCGGGTAGTTATTATGGATTAATGTGTCATAAGGCTCGTTACGCTCATTACCATAAATATTTAACTTCAATATGGATACGTGTTTCTTACAAAGAAATAACACTAGGCGGCACTGGCAACAGTACATAAATTGAGCGGCTGGCAATTACCACATGATTAATAGCAACAACTTGTAATTATCGAGGATCGATGTCCTTGATAAATGCGATTCGTGATCGTTCCCGTCCAACATTGTCCCCGGAATATCGAAGTAACGCGAGCTCAATGTCGGCCGCGCTTTCTTACACAGGCTTAATGCATATACAAATgcattttttgcagaaattttAGATTCCATTCATGCGTTTCTTCAGGTCTCAATGCCGCCCACATTTTCGTTCCGATACTGCGCCACGGCGATAATGAAAGATTCCATTCTTTCTGAACTACTAGACCGCGTCGGTATGAAATTAATCTTGACACAGTATTGCGATTAAAAATGCATTTCCTTCTCGCGCGCTCGCCAAGGATAGATGTTGTCCGGCAGCGTTTCACTAAGTCATCACCGATCTATTTCAGTCTTACCTGTACAGATCTCGACTACTTGCCACAGATCCGAcaataaaaatcacaaaatatACAGGCGGATCAGCATTCTCGAAGCTACACTGCCTCTTTAGGGACcactgaataataaaaaaaggcaAAAGCGAAAGGTACTCCCGCGCCCTCCCCATTACTATCCCGCGATTACAATTTCGTCGAATACTTTTCTCCCACCGGATGAAACGGGATCTGCCGATTTCCCGCAGTATCGGACGAGGGAGTTGGCCACCGGGGACCGAGGGTGGATCCTTAGCAGACGTAATAAAAATGGTGGTATCACGTGTACCGTGGGCAAGAAGGAAGTGGAGGAGGGGCGGGGAACGAGGGGCTGCGGCGCCGCGCAGCCTACCAGGGGTGCGGTGTAAAATGAGAAATGCATGAGAAAGCCAGCGGGCAGGGGACTTACCGTCGTGGGAGTCGTAGAGGTAGATGATTTTCTTCCAGCCGTAGTATCGCACCGTGTCGATGATGGCGCGATGATAATCCGGGCGCATGCTTATGGCGAAATCCAGGAGACCAGAGGACGGTGTCAGTACCTGGACAGAACACGTGCGCACACTCTGTACACTTAGACAAGCACGGGCGGCACACGCGCAGGCACTCGGGGCACTTGGACTTTTAGATTTTATTTCGGCGCAGTCGGTGATTCCCCCGCCGAAATCTTGGAAGAAAGCGCTAAGCAGCGTCGTTCTATACTCGAAGCCTCCGCGAAACGTTACCCGGGGAAATGTAATCGTAAATATTTATGACGCCCCCACGAATGACGGGCCATTCGAAAGCATCTCGCGATACGCGCGATATTGGAGCAACCCCCGTCGCGGCCCCCCAAATAACGTCGCAATCTGAGCAAATTACCGTTCCGTTCTAGTGTACAGACTTCGTTTATTATTCACGATTCCTGGCAGGTACGTACGTTCCTCCGAATTTCTTTTCGACCTTTACACCCAGGTATCTGCGGTATAGGGGGAGTTCCCATAGTGCCGGACGCTTGAGGCTTTTCTCAAGTAAGAAGAAAGAAGTAATATTAAGGGCACATCCcggttaaaacattaaaaatgttttttgcatattttcgtcctacaactagggattgcaaaccggtaaatcggtaaatcggtttgaagttttgttTCACTggtaacgtagtagatgtcgacggaattatgcgctatgtatatgcgctacattgctatacatccaatttttaccggtgaatcgtcaaatttttaccggtaatttgataaattacgtatttctggATATTTACGgatagatcgcgagaaatagtagcgcataattccgtcgatatctactacgttatcagtgaaaaaaagcttcaaaccgatttaccgatttaccggtttgcaatccctacctACAACATCTCGAAGGGGCAGGTAAAATTTTGGCACGAAATTCATGACCGTACAAATTTTACCTGCAGTTGAGGGAGACCAACAATGTGACGGGCTTTAAATAGGTGTTTATTTAAGATCGATTGTGGCGCAGGTACAATAGATAGAAATgtgagttttcttttaatttattaatacattTATTGAACTAAAAGAACAATCCACTTTTGTTTTACTCGAATAAACACACAAACGAACGCCTGCTTATTAaatacgtttttctcgaaacaaattCTCGCGCACTATGGCCACTGTAAAAAATACAATTCATGACCGaatcgaaaaattcaaacgggattGCATTCGTAATTACATTCGCTTTACGCGCTACCCTCTACTGTAATTTTTCATACGCTCAATTTTTTACGGACACTTTTGTGCGAAAAAACACATTCGGGGCcctattgtttaaacatatggcAATCATTATTTAATTGTTTCTTGACAATGGGAGAGTGTAGTGCGATAACCGCAATGTGTAATTAAGAAATTTCCTTAGTTTtatgaagccttttttttagagaaccttcgagtgatggaccataacttagttattgctaaatatttttaaataaaaaaattacgatgcacggtactaaatgcaaaccttaaaaggaaaaaagattttttcagaaatgtgttctagcttttgagtaaaaaatttc is part of the Andrena cerasifolii isolate SP2316 chromosome 1, iyAndCera1_principal, whole genome shotgun sequence genome and harbors:
- the LOC143378247 gene encoding uncharacterized protein LOC143378247, whose amino-acid sequence is MTSADTMYGPISRRCEPSVRRAIRAAIRLLAVHQSVHSGPNDTMMEWTPQICLKLLEVFEKHESLWNPRHPRYFDTIKKDDAWCTIAQEIGTEAEECKRKVESLKSSYRREKGKIKKSTTTGRGSDEIYHSKWFAFKAMQFLDDNTEPRNTISTADVDEAVDADILINPVDDVAPEETSQRAKQIKSPKKSCKRKEDPRIDEAFKYLKTAIDARNSESDECPAFGRYVAAKLQKFNNQQRVVAQHKISNILYEIEMSSLIPPSPNPSQQLNNTSHAPSSTFIPQASSSTFYSQTSSSTFIPPASSSTFIPQASSSTFYPQASSSTFIPPASSSTFIPPASSSTFIPQSTNPVSPPTPPTTTIYTELTPVSNRHDSHNSSHSISDNSNTYDTYPQSIPPSESSHPSPFSNSSDCTLNSYFSHFSDTDN